A single window of Kitasatospora sp. HUAS MG31 DNA harbors:
- a CDS encoding DUF7158 domain-containing protein has protein sequence MSGHHHGPHPAAAGVLGLLDGRPLPRAELDRRLAALRGGPRSSALPVPGSAEDRQLTRWVAQVVLTEELCAVEAAERGLDASTAPPVRLDQRAAVELGSIAAAAFEGSAAVRAVYAAVTDGVEVDPAAVERYRTAAGGQPAEPSELWRLATPDGTFDTDPAGLPTTLADALRAAGPGREVHAGGWTATLIDRRPAAAPGEDAEAALRESARRIAFVRWLDHTRATRLTILPGLEHPGDPTQPDNHHRH, from the coding sequence GTGAGCGGGCACCACCACGGCCCGCACCCGGCGGCGGCCGGGGTGCTGGGGTTGCTGGACGGGCGTCCGCTGCCCCGCGCCGAGCTGGACCGGCGGCTGGCCGCGCTGCGCGGCGGGCCGCGGTCCTCGGCGCTGCCGGTGCCCGGGAGCGCCGAGGACCGGCAGCTGACCCGGTGGGTGGCGCAGGTGGTGCTGACCGAGGAGCTGTGCGCGGTGGAGGCGGCCGAGCGCGGGCTGGACGCCTCCACCGCACCCCCGGTCCGGCTGGACCAGCGGGCGGCGGTGGAGCTGGGGTCGATCGCGGCGGCGGCGTTCGAGGGCAGTGCCGCCGTCCGGGCGGTGTACGCGGCGGTCACGGACGGGGTGGAGGTGGATCCCGCCGCCGTGGAGCGGTACCGCACGGCGGCGGGCGGGCAACCGGCGGAACCGTCCGAGCTCTGGCGGCTGGCCACACCCGACGGCACCTTCGACACCGACCCGGCCGGCCTGCCCACCACCCTGGCCGACGCCCTCCGGGCCGCCGGGCCGGGACGGGAGGTCCACGCGGGCGGCTGGACGGCCACCCTGATCGACCGTCGACCGGCGGCGGCACCGGGCGAGGACGCGGAGGCCGCCCTCCGGGAATCCGCCCGCCGAATCGCCTTCGTCCGCTGGCTCGACCACACCCGCGCCACCCGCCTCACCATCCTCCCCGGCCTCGAACACCCCGGCGACCCCACCCAACCCGACAACCACCACCGCCACTGA
- a CDS encoding GlxA family transcriptional regulator, whose protein sequence is MSSSRRVVIAVFPDVDLLDVTGPAEVFALANRETGDRAGYRVELAGPTAGPVTTSAGVRLLPDLTFAEVDGVLDTLLVPGAVDLHPGGPVARIDQEVVAWLKGVAPLARRVASVCVGAHLLAAAGLLDGRTATTHWSTAAQLAADHPAVTVDPDPIFLRSGNVWTGAGISACMDLSLALVAEDLGEELALAVARQLVMYLKRQGGQSQFSVPLSRPAASRRDIDELRTYIADHPSADLSAAALAARMCLSERHFARVFRQETGTTPAAFVEAVRVEAARRLLESTDQSLDRVATACGLGSVETLHRALRKQIGTTPAAYRRRFRTTG, encoded by the coding sequence ATGTCCAGTTCCCGCCGTGTCGTCATCGCGGTCTTCCCCGACGTCGACCTCCTCGACGTCACCGGCCCCGCCGAGGTGTTCGCGCTGGCCAACCGCGAGACCGGCGACCGCGCGGGCTACCGGGTGGAGCTCGCGGGGCCGACGGCCGGGCCGGTCACCACCTCGGCCGGGGTGCGGCTGCTGCCGGACCTCACGTTCGCCGAGGTGGACGGCGTGCTGGACACCCTGCTGGTCCCGGGTGCGGTGGACCTGCACCCGGGTGGGCCGGTCGCCCGGATCGACCAGGAGGTGGTGGCGTGGCTGAAGGGGGTCGCGCCGCTGGCCCGCCGGGTGGCGTCGGTGTGCGTGGGCGCGCATCTGCTGGCGGCGGCCGGGCTGCTGGACGGCAGGACGGCCACCACCCACTGGTCGACGGCCGCCCAACTGGCCGCCGATCATCCGGCGGTGACGGTGGACCCGGACCCCATCTTCCTGCGCAGCGGGAACGTGTGGACCGGGGCCGGGATCAGCGCCTGCATGGACCTCTCGCTGGCGCTGGTGGCCGAGGACCTCGGTGAGGAGCTCGCCCTGGCGGTTGCCCGGCAGCTGGTGATGTACCTCAAGCGCCAGGGTGGTCAGAGCCAGTTCTCCGTCCCGCTGAGCCGCCCGGCCGCCTCCCGCCGGGACATCGACGAGCTGCGGACGTACATCGCCGACCACCCGTCGGCGGACCTGTCCGCGGCCGCGCTCGCCGCCCGGATGTGCCTGAGCGAGCGTCACTTCGCCCGGGTCTTCCGCCAGGAGACCGGCACCACCCCGGCCGCCTTCGTGGAGGCGGTCCGGGTGGAGGCGGCCCGCCGGCTGCTGGAGAGCACCGACCAGTCGCTGGACCGGGTCGCGACCGCCTGCGGGCTCGGTTCGGTGGAGACCCTCCACCGGGCCCTGCGCAAGCAGATCGGCACCACCCCGGCGGCCTACCGCCGCCGCTTCCGCACCACCGGCTGA